One stretch of Nocardia fluminea DNA includes these proteins:
- a CDS encoding glycosyltransferase, with protein sequence MTRVAIVHERFTEFGGSEAVVGEFVETWPDAEVFAPIVAPGGLREPVRTVHDTWLSTAHTYTGGRHAPLLPLVPRALRRMPLRDFDVVVISHHAFATQAALATDAPVVAYVHSPARWAWDREFRAQEAGGRVGQLALGALGALARRGELRAAPRLTHVIANSHAVAERVTEWWGLPATVVSPPVQVGHFTPDPAVEREDFFLCAGRLVPYKRADLAIRAAQRAGVRLVVLGEGRFRAQLDEIAGAETTFLGATSGELLQDMYRRCRALLMPGIEDFGIVPVEAMACGTPVLAVGAGGALDTVRPGVTGEYVPAGTDADVVAALADLMREFRSASYDPAKIREHAGTFAPEVFRSRIAGTVDEVLAGRTPR encoded by the coding sequence ATGACCCGTGTCGCCATCGTCCACGAACGTTTCACCGAGTTCGGCGGCTCCGAGGCCGTCGTCGGCGAGTTCGTCGAAACCTGGCCCGACGCCGAGGTTTTCGCACCGATCGTCGCCCCGGGTGGCCTGCGAGAACCGGTGCGTACCGTGCACGACACCTGGCTGAGCACCGCGCACACCTACACCGGCGGCAGGCACGCTCCGCTGCTTCCGCTGGTTCCTCGCGCGCTGCGCCGAATGCCGTTGCGCGACTTCGATGTCGTCGTGATCAGCCATCACGCCTTCGCCACCCAGGCCGCCCTGGCCACCGACGCGCCTGTCGTCGCCTACGTGCACTCCCCCGCCCGGTGGGCCTGGGATCGCGAGTTCCGCGCACAGGAGGCCGGCGGCCGGGTGGGCCAACTGGCGCTCGGCGCGCTGGGCGCGCTGGCTCGACGTGGCGAGCTGCGCGCCGCGCCGCGACTGACGCACGTGATCGCCAACTCGCATGCCGTCGCCGAGCGGGTCACCGAGTGGTGGGGGCTGCCGGCCACGGTCGTCAGCCCGCCCGTGCAGGTCGGCCACTTCACTCCCGACCCGGCGGTGGAGCGCGAGGACTTCTTCCTCTGCGCGGGCAGGCTCGTGCCGTACAAGCGCGCCGACCTCGCCATCCGCGCCGCACAGCGGGCCGGGGTTCGCCTGGTGGTCCTCGGCGAAGGCCGGTTCCGCGCGCAGCTCGACGAGATCGCCGGCGCGGAGACGACCTTCCTCGGCGCTACCTCCGGCGAGCTGCTGCAGGACATGTACCGGCGCTGCCGCGCACTGCTCATGCCCGGCATCGAGGACTTCGGGATCGTCCCGGTGGAGGCGATGGCCTGCGGCACGCCGGTGCTCGCGGTCGGCGCCGGCGGCGCCCTCGACACGGTGCGCCCGGGCGTCACCGGCGAATACGTACCGGCCGGAACCGATGCGGACGTGGTCGCGGCGCTGGCCGACCTGATGCGCGAATTCCGCTCGGCGTCCTACGATCCCGCCAAGATCCGCGAGCACGCAGGCACCTTCGCCCCCGAGGTGTTCCGCTCCAGGATTGCGGGCACTGTCGACGAGGTCCTGGCGGGGCGTACGCCGCGATAG
- a CDS encoding SDR family oxidoreductase: MVSYIVTGGTGFLGRRVVRGLLAADPTAIVHVLVRAESLPKFTAHNAQHPDSDRVFALVGDLTAEGLGLGDGAPRADHVLHLGAVYDMTADEETAHAANVAGTRSVIELARSLDATLHHVSSVAVAGDHRGKFFEEDFDLGQNLTSPYHRTKFAAEKLVREATDVRWRVYRPAIVVGDSRTGEMDKIDGPYYFFSAISALAGLPSELPLPLPDLGATNVVPVDYVAEAMVRLVRRNGLDGRTFHLVNPRPQPFGEIYRALAAAAGGPVGIGTVPGSARALSGLGHVPGANTVRDFLFEQAGIPAEVAPHVGFTADFISDSTRALLPGLTVPAFDTYAERLWDFWRVNLDPHRGRPAADAHPLSGRTVLITGASSGIGLATAHAVARRGAIVLMIARGVEDLEAAADSVRAEGGSAFAYPCDITDAESVDLLVKTVLTEHHHVDYLINNAGRSIRRSVANSVDRMHDFERTMAVNYFGAVRLILGLLPSMRERHFGHIVNISSIAVQTKVPRFAAYAASKSALDNFSDIAAVENRGDGVTFTSIRMPLVRTPMIAPTELYRSLPLPDPDRAADIVVRALLERPDRIDTPVGTFAQAVEMFLPSLKRTILHTGFRFFGESTAAQGKSVPRVVTEPAEPTRNALTVLGPVLAPLMVMPGSAARMSRVLPGVHW; the protein is encoded by the coding sequence ATGGTTTCCTACATCGTGACAGGCGGTACCGGATTTCTCGGTCGACGCGTGGTGCGGGGGCTGCTCGCAGCCGACCCCACGGCGATCGTGCACGTGCTGGTGCGGGCCGAGTCGCTACCCAAGTTCACCGCGCACAATGCGCAACATCCCGACAGCGACCGCGTGTTCGCGCTGGTCGGGGACCTGACCGCCGAAGGCCTCGGGCTCGGCGACGGCGCGCCGCGCGCCGATCACGTGCTGCACCTCGGCGCGGTCTACGACATGACCGCCGACGAGGAGACAGCCCACGCGGCCAACGTCGCGGGCACGCGCTCGGTGATCGAGTTGGCCCGCAGCCTCGACGCCACCCTGCACCACGTGTCCTCGGTGGCGGTGGCAGGCGATCATCGCGGCAAGTTCTTCGAGGAGGACTTCGACCTCGGGCAGAACCTGACCTCGCCGTATCACCGCACCAAGTTCGCGGCGGAGAAACTGGTGCGCGAGGCCACCGACGTGCGCTGGCGGGTGTACCGCCCGGCGATCGTCGTCGGCGATTCGCGGACCGGCGAGATGGACAAGATCGACGGCCCGTACTACTTCTTCTCGGCCATTTCGGCGCTGGCCGGCCTGCCGTCGGAACTGCCGTTGCCGCTGCCCGATCTGGGTGCGACCAATGTGGTGCCGGTCGACTACGTCGCCGAGGCGATGGTGCGACTGGTGCGGCGCAACGGCCTCGACGGGCGCACGTTCCACCTGGTCAACCCGCGCCCGCAGCCGTTCGGCGAGATCTACCGCGCGCTGGCCGCCGCCGCGGGTGGTCCGGTGGGTATCGGTACCGTGCCCGGCAGCGCACGTGCACTGAGTGGGCTCGGCCACGTTCCCGGCGCGAACACGGTGCGCGACTTCCTGTTCGAACAGGCGGGCATTCCCGCCGAGGTCGCACCCCACGTCGGATTCACCGCCGACTTCATCTCCGACTCCACCCGGGCGTTGCTGCCCGGCCTCACCGTGCCCGCCTTCGATACCTACGCCGAGCGTCTCTGGGATTTCTGGCGCGTCAACCTCGACCCGCATCGCGGCCGTCCCGCCGCCGACGCGCACCCGCTGTCGGGCCGCACGGTGCTGATCACCGGGGCGTCCTCGGGCATCGGTCTGGCCACGGCGCATGCCGTCGCCCGCCGTGGCGCGATCGTGCTGATGATCGCGCGCGGCGTCGAAGATCTCGAGGCCGCGGCGGACTCCGTGCGCGCCGAGGGCGGGAGCGCGTTCGCCTATCCCTGCGACATCACCGACGCGGAGTCGGTGGATCTGCTGGTCAAGACCGTGCTGACCGAGCACCACCATGTCGACTACCTGATCAACAACGCGGGCCGCTCCATCCGCCGTTCGGTGGCCAACTCGGTGGACCGGATGCACGACTTCGAACGCACCATGGCGGTCAACTACTTCGGTGCCGTGCGCCTCATCCTGGGGCTGCTTCCCTCGATGCGCGAACGTCACTTCGGCCACATCGTCAACATCTCCTCCATCGCCGTGCAGACCAAGGTCCCCCGCTTCGCCGCCTACGCGGCGAGCAAGTCCGCACTGGACAACTTCAGCGACATCGCCGCGGTCGAAAACCGTGGCGACGGGGTGACTTTCACCTCCATCCGGATGCCACTGGTCCGCACTCCCATGATCGCGCCGACCGAACTCTATCGATCCCTGCCGCTGCCGGACCCGGACCGCGCCGCCGATATCGTGGTCCGCGCGCTGCTGGAACGCCCCGACCGCATCGACACCCCCGTGGGCACCTTCGCCCAGGCGGTCGAGATGTTCCTTCCGTCACTCAAGCGCACCATCCTGCACACCGGCTTCCGCTTCTTCGGTGAATCCACCGCGGCGCAAGGAAAGTCGGTTCCGCGGGTGGTCACCGAGCCTGCCGAGCCGACACGCAACGCGCTCACCGTGCTCGGTCCGGTCCTCGCACCACTGATGGTGATGCCCGGCTCCGCGGCCCGCATGAGCCGGGTGCTCCCCGGCGTGCACTGGTGA
- a CDS encoding NmrA family NAD(P)-binding protein encodes MESGEDAKKIVVTTPVGHVGARVVQLLVQAGVRPTVLMRDPGRLDGAMREFVDVVRVDQGDSEAVVRATVGADRLFWVDPPALVDGDPAAGYARMGASAARAVAENGIEATVFLSSGGAEKRGGAGEIDGLARTEELLDETGANVVHLRCGYFFTNLLTQLDEIRAGTLSTPWPLDHAMAWVDPRDIGEVAAARLLSDAWSGRVVQAVHGPRDLTFTEVAAILGRQLGHEVTPIHLADNEFREVLRSAGLGRSQIDGIAGMSAGLSSGFVPENPRTVLTTTPTTLEAWASTALR; translated from the coding sequence ATGGAATCTGGAGAGGACGCGAAGAAGATTGTTGTCACCACACCGGTCGGGCATGTGGGCGCTCGGGTTGTGCAGTTGCTGGTGCAGGCGGGGGTTCGGCCGACTGTCCTGATGCGCGATCCGGGGCGGCTCGATGGCGCGATGCGGGAGTTCGTCGATGTCGTGCGGGTCGATCAGGGGGATTCGGAGGCCGTGGTGCGGGCGACCGTGGGCGCGGATCGGTTGTTCTGGGTGGATCCGCCCGCCCTGGTGGACGGTGATCCGGCGGCGGGGTATGCGCGGATGGGGGCGTCGGCGGCACGTGCTGTCGCCGAGAACGGGATCGAGGCGACCGTGTTTCTCAGCAGCGGGGGCGCCGAGAAGCGGGGTGGAGCGGGGGAGATCGACGGGCTCGCGCGGACCGAGGAATTGCTCGACGAGACCGGGGCGAACGTGGTGCACCTGCGATGCGGCTACTTCTTCACCAATCTGCTGACCCAGCTCGACGAGATCCGGGCGGGCACGCTGTCCACGCCGTGGCCGCTGGACCATGCGATGGCCTGGGTGGATCCGCGCGACATCGGTGAGGTGGCGGCTGCCCGGCTGCTGTCGGACGCGTGGTCCGGGCGGGTCGTGCAAGCCGTGCACGGGCCGCGGGATCTGACCTTCACCGAGGTCGCCGCGATCCTCGGCCGACAGCTGGGACATGAGGTCACCCCGATCCACCTCGCCGACAACGAGTTCCGGGAAGTGCTGCGATCAGCGGGCCTCGGCCGGAGCCAGATCGACGGAATCGCCGGTATGTCGGCGGGGCTGAGTTCCGGCTTCGTTCCGGAGAACCCGCGAACGGTGCTCACCACGACGCCGACGACCCTCGAGGCCTGGGCCAGCACGGCCCTGCGGTGA
- a CDS encoding NAD(P)/FAD-dependent oxidoreductase, producing MSGRIVIAGTGVAGATAAQTLRREGYTGEIVLVGAEPDLPYRRPAVSKELLAGTTPFQRAVLKPVKFWADNAIDLRPATLVRAIDTDSATVRLSTGEVLGYDSLLLATGATARTIDTASTRAHTLRRQSDVVALQAAIDVGGSLLIIGGGLIGCEVAATARGLGAEVTLLNAGPGLLDRVVPPTVSDLVRDIHIQHGVVVENSVTTTQLVDTAAGVTATATDGRTFTAAAALVAIGSVPDTALAESAGIAVNDGIIIDQHYRTSAPAVFAAGDATTAFNPRRGEFERGQHWNTAMADGAAAAKAILGHPAAPAEIPWGWTDQHGLSMQFAGWLHPHDDLIVDGAPNSRDFLAIALHDGHPVGAVAMARPRELRATRTLIAAGEPWSPNRSLAVVRAR from the coding sequence ATGAGTGGGCGGATCGTTATCGCCGGCACCGGTGTCGCCGGGGCCACCGCGGCGCAGACCCTGCGACGGGAGGGCTACACCGGTGAGATCGTGCTCGTCGGGGCGGAACCCGACCTGCCCTATCGCCGACCGGCGGTGTCCAAGGAACTGCTCGCGGGCACGACGCCGTTTCAGCGCGCGGTGCTGAAACCGGTGAAGTTCTGGGCCGACAACGCGATCGATCTGCGCCCGGCCACGCTGGTGCGCGCGATCGACACCGACAGCGCGACAGTGCGATTGAGCACCGGCGAGGTGCTCGGCTACGACAGCTTGCTGCTCGCCACCGGAGCCACCGCGCGCACGATCGACACCGCATCCACTCGCGCGCACACCTTGCGCAGGCAGTCCGATGTCGTCGCACTGCAAGCCGCGATCGACGTCGGTGGCTCGCTGCTCATCATCGGTGGCGGGCTCATCGGCTGCGAAGTCGCCGCCACCGCCCGCGGTCTGGGTGCCGAGGTGACACTGTTGAACGCCGGGCCCGGGTTGCTCGATCGGGTGGTGCCGCCGACGGTGTCGGACCTGGTCCGCGACATCCATATCCAGCACGGTGTCGTCGTCGAGAACAGCGTCACCACAACACAACTCGTCGACACCGCCGCCGGGGTCACCGCTACCGCCACCGACGGCCGAACGTTCACCGCGGCCGCCGCCCTGGTCGCCATCGGGTCGGTCCCCGACACCGCCCTGGCCGAATCCGCGGGCATCGCGGTGAACGACGGCATCATCATCGACCAGCACTACCGCACCTCGGCCCCGGCAGTCTTCGCCGCGGGCGACGCCACCACCGCATTCAACCCCCGCCGTGGCGAATTCGAGCGCGGTCAACACTGGAACACTGCGATGGCGGACGGTGCCGCGGCCGCGAAAGCCATCCTCGGCCACCCCGCCGCCCCGGCCGAGATCCCCTGGGGCTGGACCGACCAGCACGGTCTGTCGATGCAATTCGCCGGTTGGCTCCACCCCCACGACGACCTGATCGTCGACGGCGCCCCGAACTCCCGGGACTTCCTCGCGATCGCCCTGCACGACGGCCACCCCGTCGGCGCCGTGGCCATGGCGAGACCGAGAGAACTCCGAGCCACCCGCACCCTCATCGCCGCGGGGGAGCCGTGGTCACCGAATCGTTCCCTCGCGGTGGTTCGCGCACGCTGA
- a CDS encoding rubredoxin, whose translation MSDYRLFQCVQCGFEYDEALGWPEDGIEAGTRWDDIPDDWSCPDCGAAKADFDMREVSRG comes from the coding sequence ATGAGCGATTACCGACTGTTCCAGTGTGTCCAGTGCGGCTTCGAATACGACGAGGCGCTCGGCTGGCCCGAGGACGGAATCGAGGCGGGCACCCGCTGGGACGACATTCCCGACGACTGGTCCTGCCCCGACTGTGGTGCCGCCAAGGCCGATTTCGACATGCGGGAGGTGAGCCGCGGATGA
- a CDS encoding rubredoxin: MMAYLCPICDYVYDERSGAPREGFAPGTAWSQIPDDWCCPDCGVREKVDFEPRQDASR, from the coding sequence CTGATGGCTTACCTCTGCCCGATCTGCGATTACGTCTACGACGAGCGATCCGGCGCTCCCCGTGAGGGTTTCGCACCCGGCACGGCCTGGTCGCAGATACCCGACGACTGGTGCTGCCCCGACTGCGGGGTGCGCGAGAAGGTCGATTTCGAACCGAGGCAGGACGCGTCCCGATGA
- a CDS encoding alkane 1-monooxygenase, protein MTTSRIGDHAGSTAPPQWRDPQRYLWLFGLVAPSATLLASGFVWAFNQFGWQAVAPVWWWLGPILLYVLLPTLDRFFGPDGKNPPEEVMEQLENDKYYRYCTYAYIPLQLVSLVFACYLWTADNLSWLGIDGGLGMISKIGLAFTIGAMGGVGINTAHELGHKKDELERWLSKITLAQTFYGHFYIEHNRGHHVRVATPEDPASARFAESFWSFLPRSVWGSLTSSWDLERTRMQRLGKSTFSLQNDVLNAWLMSVVLWVGLVAVFGPSILPFLVIQAIYGFSLLETVNYLEHYGLLRQKTASGRYERCTPEHSWNSDHIVTNIFLYHLQRHSDHHANPTRRYQILRHMDGAPELPSGYASLIGLAYVTPLWRKVMDHRVLAHYNGDITRVNIQPSKRARVLAKYGVH, encoded by the coding sequence ATGACGACATCTCGAATCGGTGACCACGCAGGATCGACGGCACCGCCGCAGTGGCGAGATCCCCAGCGATACCTGTGGCTGTTCGGCCTCGTCGCCCCCAGCGCGACGCTGCTGGCGAGCGGGTTCGTGTGGGCCTTCAACCAATTCGGCTGGCAGGCTGTCGCACCCGTGTGGTGGTGGCTCGGGCCGATCCTGTTGTACGTGCTGCTGCCGACCCTCGACCGGTTCTTCGGTCCCGATGGCAAGAACCCGCCCGAAGAGGTGATGGAGCAGCTGGAGAACGACAAGTACTACCGCTACTGCACCTACGCCTACATTCCGTTACAGCTGGTCAGCCTGGTGTTCGCCTGCTACCTGTGGACTGCGGACAACCTGTCCTGGCTCGGCATCGACGGCGGTCTCGGCATGATCTCCAAGATCGGCCTGGCGTTCACGATCGGCGCGATGGGCGGTGTCGGCATCAACACCGCGCACGAACTCGGCCACAAGAAGGACGAACTCGAGCGCTGGCTGTCGAAGATCACCCTGGCCCAGACCTTCTACGGCCACTTCTACATCGAGCACAACCGTGGCCACCACGTGCGCGTCGCGACGCCGGAGGATCCGGCCAGCGCACGGTTCGCCGAATCGTTCTGGAGCTTTTTGCCGCGCAGCGTGTGGGGCAGCTTGACGTCGTCGTGGGACCTCGAGCGCACCCGCATGCAGCGGCTGGGCAAGTCCACGTTCTCGCTGCAGAACGACGTGCTCAACGCCTGGCTCATGTCGGTCGTGCTGTGGGTGGGGCTGGTCGCGGTGTTCGGTCCGTCGATTCTGCCGTTCCTGGTAATCCAGGCGATCTACGGTTTCTCGCTGCTGGAGACGGTGAACTACCTCGAGCACTACGGTCTGCTCCGGCAGAAGACCGCCTCGGGCCGCTACGAGCGCTGCACCCCCGAGCACAGCTGGAACTCCGACCACATCGTCACCAACATCTTCCTCTACCACCTGCAGCGCCACAGCGACCATCACGCCAACCCCACCCGCCGCTACCAGATCCTGCGGCACATGGACGGTGCGCCCGAGCTGCCCAGCGGGTACGCGAGCCTGATCGGTCTGGCCTACGTGACGCCGCTGTGGCGCAAGGTGATGGACCACCGCGTGCTGGCCCACTACAACGGCGACATCACCCGGGTGAACATTCAGCCCAGCAAGCGGGCGCGGGTTCTGGCGAAATACGGAGTGCACTGA
- a CDS encoding TetR family transcriptional regulator, producing the protein MAEPPNFQAEMRQLLRDRMIDAARTMVVSEGWGAVNMSRVAKEVGISRPVLYKEIGTKQALADALIERETGIYLTGIAETLARHPGDPLAGMTAAAEYTLRAAGDNTLIKAVLSARQDGDTALLPALMSDPEPVLGRAVAALSATVREQYEFASLTDDELTSVVEIMVRLTLSHLFQPTGSVDRAVAQVGAVLSGVMPGL; encoded by the coding sequence GTGGCCGAACCACCGAACTTTCAGGCAGAGATGCGCCAACTGCTGCGCGACCGGATGATCGACGCCGCGCGCACGATGGTCGTCAGCGAGGGCTGGGGCGCGGTCAACATGTCGCGGGTGGCCAAGGAAGTCGGCATCAGCAGGCCGGTGCTCTACAAGGAGATCGGCACCAAGCAGGCACTCGCGGATGCGCTGATCGAGCGCGAGACCGGCATCTACCTGACCGGCATCGCCGAGACGCTGGCCCGGCATCCGGGCGACCCCCTCGCCGGCATGACCGCCGCCGCTGAGTACACGCTGCGCGCCGCAGGCGACAACACCCTGATCAAGGCGGTGCTCTCAGCTCGCCAGGACGGCGACACCGCCCTGCTGCCCGCCCTGATGAGCGACCCGGAACCGGTCCTCGGGCGGGCCGTCGCCGCGCTCAGTGCCACCGTCCGCGAGCAGTACGAATTCGCGTCGCTCACCGACGACGAGCTGACCTCGGTCGTGGAGATCATGGTCCGGCTGACGCTGAGTCATCTGTTCCAGCCGACAGGCAGCGTCGACCGCGCGGTCGCGCAGGTCGGCGCTGTCCTGTCGGGGGTCATGCCCGGCCTCTGA
- a CDS encoding cutinase family protein — protein sequence MTYRKAVRIVARHTARTLSVLLLAAGIGTAMSPGLTAWAQNCATLDVVIARGTVEPGYLGAAIGDPLYAVLSAQLPVDTTAHRVEYPADLLVPTSMIDGTRAMTGHLIHQAAACPDQRFVLVGYSQGAVVTHGVLGSAPLPGAWVLPPELSSRVVAVLLFGDPLRLIGGTVGPMYADRTANYCAAGDPVCAGGVFPAAHGSYEWAFVNAAGQVSARL from the coding sequence ATGACCTATCGGAAGGCAGTTCGTATCGTCGCAAGGCATACAGCGCGAACGCTGTCGGTGTTGCTACTGGCCGCGGGAATCGGGACAGCGATGTCCCCCGGGCTGACAGCGTGGGCGCAGAATTGCGCCACTCTCGACGTCGTGATCGCCCGCGGCACAGTGGAACCCGGCTATCTGGGAGCCGCGATCGGCGACCCGCTCTACGCGGTGCTGAGTGCGCAACTACCGGTGGACACCACCGCTCATCGCGTGGAGTACCCCGCGGATCTGCTGGTGCCGACTTCGATGATCGACGGCACCCGGGCCATGACCGGTCACCTGATCCACCAGGCCGCCGCCTGTCCCGACCAGCGTTTCGTCCTCGTCGGCTATTCGCAGGGCGCGGTGGTCACCCACGGTGTCCTCGGCTCCGCCCCGCTGCCCGGCGCGTGGGTACTGCCGCCCGAGCTGTCCTCGCGCGTGGTCGCCGTCCTGCTCTTCGGTGACCCCCTGCGACTGATCGGTGGCACGGTCGGCCCGATGTATGCCGACCGCACCGCGAACTATTGCGCCGCAGGCGATCCGGTGTGCGCGGGCGGGGTGTTCCCGGCCGCGCACGGCAGCTACGAGTGGGCGTTCGTGAACGCGGCCGGACAGGTGAGCGCGCGGTTGTAA